Within the Maridesulfovibrio zosterae DSM 11974 genome, the region TAAAACAGGCATGATTGCCTGAAAAAGTCCAAAGTGAAATGATAGTCTAAAATTTTGGCGTTTACTGACATGAGGCATGCACAATCCGCATGCAACAGCGATTGTGAAGGCATCCATTGCAAGAGCAATAGATAAAATTATAATTTCATATTTGGACATATAATTTGTCGCCGTATAAGGTTTTAGTGTTTGCTGTACTTATAAAATTAGCCAATGTGATTAAGGGAAAAATCGCATTGGCTTTTGATAAAAAAATCTGGAAAAGTTGGTTTTATTCTATAACAGCTCCAGCTTGATTCTTATATTTTTGATATATTTTGAATCCAAGCAGAGTCGATATGGCAAAGAGAATTACCGCCATTACCATCTGGACTGATGATGAAACATTAATACCCGACCCAAAAAGGGCGAATACAACGTTCTGGGGTACATATCCTACCGTTGATCCTAAAATAAACGGCAAGGCTGGAATGCTGGTTACCCCAGCCAGTACATTTGTTATAACATTACTGCCGATAGGAAAAAAGCGAATTGTGAGAGCCATATTGAAAGGACTGCGCCTAAGGAAATCATCAACTTTCTGAATGCGTGATCCAAATTTTCTTTTGATGAAAGTTCTTCCAACCAGTCTGGAATATGTAAAGGCACATGCACAGCCTAGTCCTGTACCAATGGAGCCGAGTAATCCTCCAAAGGCAAAACCGTATGCATAGCCTCCCATAAAACAGATAATCTGACGTGGAAAACCGATTGCAGAAAAGAACGTTGCCAGTCCAACGTAAGTCAGAATTCCTGTCAGCCCTCTTGAACGGACATGTTCATCCATCCATTTGGTATCAAGGGCATCGGCAAGTCCTGCATACCTGATCAAATAAACGATAAGGGCCAGCACCCCTAACATAGTCAACCCTTTAATAAGAGCTTTTATGCTTAATTTTGAGTCACTTTTCAGGGATGTCATAAGTCTTTTTCGTTACTGCGTTCTTTAATCTTATATGAAAAGTGACGGCTTTGAATCCAGCGAACACCAAGCAGATCGTATCCACCCGCTATAGCACGATCGATAGTGCCATATTTGGATTCTCCCTGATGACGGGGACGGTGATTAACTTTTACTTCGGCAACACTTGCACCCTGCATTTTCATGAGTGTAGGCAGAAAACGATGCATACCATTAAAACGTGGAATCTCACGAACCATGGTTGTATCCATAATTTTCAGTGAACACCCTGTGTCCTTCACTGATTCGCGAGTTAAACGGTTGCGTATTGCATTAGCTATTTTGGATGCAATTCTTTTAATCCAGACATCCCTGCGTTTTTCACGCCAGCCGATAACCATCTCATGGCCTTTATTATATAACGAAAGCATTGCCGGCAGGTCTGCCGGATCGTTTTGCAGATCCGCATCCATAGTGGCAACACGCGGTGCCTTTGCCTCATCGAAGCCTGCACAGAATGCTGCTGACTGTCCGCGATTCTCTTCAAAAGAAATATAACGAGCTTTGGGGTAATCTTCTGAAATATCACTAAGTACGGCGAGGCTTGCATCTGTGCTGCCGTCGTCTACAAAGATAACTTCGTATGGAATTTTAATCGGTTCTAGTGCCGAATTAATTTCCTGCATCAGTTTTCGTAAATTGTCCTGTTCATTATAAACAGGGATTACGAGGGAGAGTTCATATTGATTTGTCATGTCGAGAGATGAGATAAGAAAATTTAATAAATTTGTAAATAGCTGTTGACAACTTAGAGGTCGGACTGTAGACATGCTCTCACAGTGACGCGGGGTGGAGCAGTTGGTAGCTCGTCGGGCTCATAACCCGAAGGTCGTTGGTTCAAGTCCAGCCCCCGCAACCACATTGATATAATATAACCCGTTCTTTGAGCGGGTTATTTTTTTGTCTAGTCGCTTTTGCCTGCCTCATACAGCAATCTCTACATTCTTATTTATTTCTGAAAATTATATTTCGTTTCGAATATGAAAGATTTTACAGTCGTAAAACTCCGTTGTTCATCCGATCTTCATTTATGCTCATTTCAAAACATTCATAGATTTTTACTCTTTATCCATTATATAAAATGAACTAACTAAAATAGTGCGTTAGATAGTAAGTGTGTTATAAAATGTAAAAAAAATATTTTGTGTTATTTTTGAGCATGAGATGAAAATGAAAGAAATTATGTTCGAAAACGAATATTTAGCATGCTCGAAAAAAATAATAATGATAGAATTCAAAAATAATAAGTTCATTTGTCGACATAACTATCGTTTTGTTTTAGTTTCGGACAACGGAATGTTAACCAGAACCAGAGGTGATGTTTGATGAAAAAACTGATCAATGATGTGGAAAATGTGGTTAAGGAACAACTCGAGGGTATGGCGATTGCTCACCCTGAGCTGACAGTCAAGTTCGACCCCTACTATGTCTACAGATCTGATGCCCCGGTTAAAGGCAAAGTTGCAATTATTTCCGGTGGAGGATCAGGCCACGAACCAATGCATGGTGGATTTGTAGGTAAAGGTATGCTTGATGGTGCCTGCCCTGGTGAAGTTTTCACTTCCCCCACACCAGACCAGATGTACGAATGCGCTAAAGCCGTAGACAGCGGTGAAGGCGTTCTTTTTTTGGTAAAGAACTACACTGGCGACGTAATGAATTTCGAAGCAGCATCTGAACTGATTGCTGCAGAAGGTATTAAAGTACAAAATATCCTTCTTGATGATGATGTAGCGGTTAAAGACAGTCTCTACACTGCCGGAAGGCGTGGTGTAGGTGTGACGGTTCTGGCAGAAAAAATTGTCGGCGCTGCTGCAGAAGCAGGGTACAATCTTGAAAAATGCTCAGATTTATGCCGCAAAGTTAATCAGTATGGTCGTTCTTTCGGTGTTGCGCTGTCTTCATGCACCGTTCCAGCTGCCGGTAAACCTACTTTTGAACTGGGCGAAGATGAAGTTGAAATGGGTATCGGTATTCACGGCGAGCCCGGAACTCACCGCATGCCTATTAAATCCGTTGATGAAATGACTCAGTATGCTGCTGAGCAGATTGTTGACGATCCTGCATACTCTCGTACCGTTCGTGAATGGGACGGCAGTGATTGGGAAGAAAAAGTACTCGTCGATGAGCCTTTTGCAAAAGGTGATAAAGTTATCGCATTTGTAAACAGCATGGGTGGAACTCCGGTTTCTGAGCTGTATGCGGTTTACAGAAAATTAGATGAAGTATGCAAAGACAAGGGAATTACTATTGTCCGCAACCTTGTAGGTCCGTACATTACTTCGCTAGAAATGCAGGGTTTTTCTATTACTCTGCTTAAAGCTGATGATGAGATCCTCAAATTCTGGGATGCTCCTGTAAAAACTCCCGGATTGACATGGTAATGGCTAATAGATCTAAATAGTTATAAATGTGCGCAGGCGTGGAAAAATATTTTTTACGCCTGCGTTCCTGTTTTTTCGACGGTTGACGCCAATTTCGGCTTATGTTCCTCATTGCAGTATATGAATAAATTTCAACAATGACCCATGAAATTTGGCGTCAGTATTTTGGAGGATAAAAAATGCCTATGAATAAAACCCAGCTTATTTCCTGGCTCGGAAGACTTAATGAAGTTTATGCCGATAAAAAAGAATACCTTACTGACTTAGATGCTGCTATCGGCGATGCTGATCACGGTATCAATATGAATCGTGGTTTCAGCAAGGTTATGGAAAAACTGCCTACAGTAGAGGACAAAGATATTGGAACTATCCTTAAAACCGTAGGAATGACTCTCATGTCCAGCGTTGGTGGTGCCAGTGGACCTCTTTATGGAACTTTCTGGATGAAAGGCGGTATGCTGCTTGGTGGTAAAGAAGAACTGAATTCAGAAGATTTTATGAATTTTATTGAGGCTGGAGTCGGTGGTATCCTTCAGCGTGGAAGACCCAATCTGGGGGATAAGACAATGTATGATCTTTGGGCTCCTGTCCTTGATGAAATCAAGGTGTGCGTAGCTAAAGGTGATGATGTTTCATCTATTGTAGATGCATCCCTGCCTGTAGCAGAGAAAGCTCTGGCTGATACAATTCCTTTGCAGGCAAAGAAAGGACGAGCCAGTTATCTGGGTGAGAGATCTATCGGACATCAGGACCCCGGTGCAACTTCTTCATACTATATGCTTGAAACTTTGAAAGAAGTGCTGAACTAGCTTTAATCCACTACGGATTTCCGGGGAGATTTGGATATAATCCATAATCTCTCCGGGGAGCCGGGGATCTTAAGGATCTTGGTTTTACCTGAATTATTTTTTTACGAATGATATCTAGGTTTGTTATGGGTTGAAATGCTGTAGGATGTCTGGATTAATGGCTAGTATAGTCGCTTTATGCCTATCTTTGTGAATTAGCTGATTGTGATTTTTCGGAGTATATTATGATTGGAATAGTGATAGTTTCCCATAGTGAGAAATTGGCAGAGGGTGTGCTTGAGCTTGCGGCGCAAATGACGCAGGGGAAGGTTGCCATGGAAGCTACAGGCGGTATAGACGATCCTGATAATCCCATCGGCACTGATCCTATGAAGGTTATGATGGCTATTGAGTCTGTTGCAATGCAGGCTGAAGATGGCGTGCTGGTTATGATGGATTTGGGCAGTGCTCTTATGAGTGCTGAGACTGCTCTTGATTTTCTGCCGGATGAGGTGAAGGCGAAAGTAATGCTTTGCTCTGCACCAATTGTGGAAGGAACTATGGCTGCTGCTGTTCAGGCTTCGGTCGGAGCATCCTTACAGGAAGCAATTGCTGAGGCGTCCACCGCTATTAACGTCAAGATTCAGCAACTGGCTCCGATTACCGGAGAGAGCATCAGTACTACTGATTGTGTACAGGAAGATATGCCTACAGGCGAGGAACTCAGTGCTGATTTGCTGGTGATCAATAAAATGGGACTTCATGCCCGTCCTGCTGCGAATCTTGTTTCTACTGCCGGAAAGTTTAAGTCCAGTGTGGCTATTCGTAAAGGAGCTGATTCTGCCTCTGCTAAGAGTATTAATCAGGTAGCTCTGCTTTCTGTTAAAAATGGAGACACTATTACTATTTCAGTGTCCGGGGCAGATGCTCAGGAAGCTTTTGATGCTTTGATCAAGCTGCATAAAGATAATTTCGGCGAACGGGATGAAGACGTTGCGGAATTAGTTGAAGATATTAAGCCGGTTGTTCAGGCGGGAGATGGAACTATTGTTGGTGCTCCCGGTTCAGGAGGTTATGCTGTCGGTACAGCTTATGTGCATCAGGCCACTCTTCCTGAAGTTGAACGTAAGAATATTTCTGATGTAGAGACAGAGCTGGAGAAACTTGACCTAGCCATTTCTACTGCACTGTCCGATATTAAAATTTTACAGCGTGAAACTGAAAAGACGTCCGGTAAGGCAAATGCTGCAATCTTTGAAGTACATGCGATGATTATCAGCGATAAAGATATGCGGGACAAGGCTGCAGAGATTGTTTCTGAGCAGCAGATTAATGCCGATTATGCCTGGTTTGAGGTTATGAATAAGATTACTGCTGATTATCGCAATCTTGACGATACATATATGCAGGCAAGAGCGGCTGATGTAATGGATTGCGGCGGTCGTGTGTTGCGTATCCTTGCTGGTGAAGAGGAGCAGGGTATCTGCCTTGAAAATGGAGCAATTATTGTGGCTCACGATCTTTCTCCTTCTGATGTGGCTGGACTTGATCTTGAAAAGGTGCTGGGCGTTGTCACAGAAATAGGTGGAGTTACTTCCCATGCTGCAATCCTCTCACGTTCAATGGGAATTCCTGCTGTTATCGGAGCTGGAAAGTCTATCCAGCAGATTCAAAATGGTACAATCATAGCCTTGAATGGTTTTGAAGGGGTTATCTGGCCTGAGCCTGAACAATCCGTTGTTAACGATATTGCTGAGAAGAGAGTTCTCTGGCTTGCTGAGCGTGAAGAGGCAAAGGCTAAGGGAGCGGCTCCGGCTAAAACGTTAGATGGTACAGATATAATGGTTATGGGTAATATCGGAGTCCCCGCAGATGCGCCTCGTGTATTTGAGTACGGAGCAGAGGGTGTTGGACTTTTTCGTACCGAGTTTCTTTTTCAGGACAGGTCGCAGGCTCCTACCGAAGATGAGCAGTTTGATGCCTATGTGGAGGCTGCCAGAGCTATGCAGGGGAATCCTGTGATTATAAGGACTCTCGATATTGGCGGTGACAAACCGGTTAAATATCTGGATACCCCTGAAGAGGATAATCCTTTTCTCGGTGAGCGTGGTATACGTTTTTGTATGGCGCGTCCTGAACTTTTCCGCACTCAGCTTCGTGCATTGTTGCGGGCAGCCAGTGAAGAAAATATATGGATCATGTATCCTATGATTTCTGATGTTGATGAGCTTTCATCTGTATTGGAAATTCAGAATCAGGCTCGTGAAGTGCTTGTAAGTGAAGGCGTAAAGATCGCCGAAAAAATAAAAACCGGGATTATGATTGAAGTACCGGCTGCTGTTGCAGTTGCTGATAAACTTGCTCAAAAGTGTGATTTCTTCAGCATTGGAACTAATGATCTTACTCAGTATGTAATGGCTGCTGATCGTGGAAATGCTTCGGTTTCTAAACTGTGTGATAATCTTAACCCAGCAGTTCTGCGTATGGTTGCTATGACCTGTGATGCAGCTAAAAAGGCTGGAATTGAGGTTGGAATGTGTGGTGAGCTTGCTGGAAACAGTAAGGCTTCTGCATTATTGCTGGGACTTGGGCTGGATGAATTAAGTATGAATGGCCCTGCAATTCCAGAAGTGAAAGAGGCTATCCGTTCCGTGAATATGGATGATTGCCGTGCTTTGGCTCAAAAGGTACTGGAAGCAAATTCAAGTGATGAAGTGCGGGATTTATTAAAGTAGCTTTGTTATTCATTAGAATTATTGAGACCCCGTTCAAATGAACGGGGTCTTTTTTTAGGGATAGTATCAAAATTATTTATTGATAAAAATTGTAATTTTTAAAATTTAAAATTCAAAAAAAATTTCGCGTGGTCGTTTTATCTTAAACACTTATAGCCTTACCAGCCATATTGAAAGCAATAGTCCACATTATTATAGCGATTAAACTGTCCAGTATTCTCCATGTACTGGGTTTACGAAATATCGGGGCAAGAGCACGTCCACCTAAACCAAGGGAGTAAAACCATAAGAACGATGCTGTGATGGCTCCAAGTCCGAAAATATACCTGGCATTCCCTGCATACTGACCACTCATGGAACCGAGCATAACAACTGTATCCAAATAAACATGTGGATTAAGCAGAGTAATGGTCAGCGTCAGCAGTATCACTTTGCCAATTTCAGTTGTTGCCACTTCTTCACTTTCGAGCTTTCCTCCTTTAATGGCTGAGCGGATTGAACCGAAACCATACCATGTCAGGAAAGCAGCCCCTCCCCATGCTGCGGGTTTCATGAGAATGGGATTGTTCGCGACAAGATCGCCTGTCCCCATAACTCCAAGTGTAATTAACACAGCATCGCAGAGAGCACATACAAGGCACACTGTGAGATGGTGATTTTTTTTGATACTCTGTGAAAGTACATAAGCATTTTGTGCTCCAATGGCGATGATAAGCCCAGCACCAGTTCCCAGACCTTGTATATATGGCGTAAACATAGTCATTTAGTTCCTCCTTTCATCCGTGTTTTCTGCAATGTATGCAGATTGTATGTATTAGTAAAATTAAATATTTTCATTTGTGATAAGTTTTGCTAATAATTAATTCATGCTTGATAATAAATTTTTAGAAGCTCTTACAGCTGTGGTTGATGAAGGCGGCTTTGAAAAGGCCTCAGTCAAATTGAATCTGACACAATCTGCAATTTCACAACGCATTAAAAATCTTGAGGAGCAATTGGGGCAGGTTTTAATCATACGGTCTTCACCTCCTGAGCCAACCGTGGCTGGCCGAAAATTGATAAAGCACTTAAAACAGGTGCGCCTGATGGAAGGTGAACTATCCGATTCGTTGGGGCTGGGTAATGATAACGATTTTACAAGTTTACCGTTGGCTGTGAATGCAGATAGTCTGGCAGGATGGTTACTGGATGCAGTCGGTGACTTTCTGCGTGAAAATCGTATCCTGCTGGATATATATGTTGATGATGAAAACCAGACCCATGAATTATTACGGCGTGGAGATGTTGTCGGATGCATTAGTACAGGGGCTAAACCTCTTAAAGGATGTCATAGCGAATATCTTGCAACGATAGATTACTTATGTGTTTGTACATCCGGTTTTTATAAGAAGTGGTTTCCAAATGGATTTGACCTTGAATCAGCTCGTAAAGCACCTGCTGCTTTGTTTAATCGCAGGGATGAAACTCACGGAAAGATGCTTGAGATAATGTTTTCGGGCGAGGTAGTTGTGCATCCTGTATTTTATATTCCGTCTTATGGTCCATTTGCAGACATCATACGCCGCGAACATGCGTATGGAATGGTTCCGCAGTATCAAGTCTGTGATGATATTGAAACTGGGAAGCTTATAGAATTTTTGCCTCAGGGAAGGGTGGAAGTTCCGCTTTATTGGCAGTCATGGGATATGGAGATTCCTCTATTGGCTGGTTTGAGAAGGGTATTGGTACAGTATTTTGAAAATATGTCTTAAGCATATTTCTAACTGTTTTATTCTTTAAAATTTAATATTTGAGTATAATTTAATTTATTTAACAATAAATTGATTTATTTTTTAGTATAGTGTTGACAAGCACACACCGTCCATGTAGACATGCGATCTCGGTGACGCGGGGTGGAGCAGTTGGTAGCTCGTCGGGCTCATAACCCGAAGGTCGTTGGTTCAAGTCCGGCCCCCGCAACCACTTAAAATAAATCCGGTCATGACGGATTTTCAGAAAGAATTGCAGAAGTAATCTGGAAGCAGATATAAACCTTTTTTTCTTACTGACGGATCAGAAATGCTTTTTAATAAAACATGGAAGGTTCGATAATATTTGAAATAATTTGCTGAATATTCGAATTAGTTGTTGACAGCAGATTATAGAGCATGTAGACATGCTCTCACAGTGTCGCGGGGTGGAGCAGTTGGTAGCTCGTCGGGCTCATAACCCGAAGGTCGTTGGTTCAAGTCCGGCCCCCGCAACCAGAATGATTATTAAAAAGGTCCAGCCTAAAGGTTGGATCTTTTTTTTGGTTTTCTGTGGATTACATAAATCGGGTCTACACCAAACAAGCGGGCGTAAGCCCGATAGATAAAACCTCCAGCCGTTTATTAGTTCTTCGACTCCTCGCACAAAAACCGCATGCTCAGCTGTTTGTTTTCAAGAATTATGAATTTATATACAGCCGTTGCCTGATTTACATTTAACGTATCAAATTTCTTCAAGTATCATATTCTTTTTAGTGTAGACATTGCATATTTGGCAGGATAAATAATTCTCTATGATCAAAGTCCCATGCATAAAAGGTCAAAGTCCACGAGTAATGCTTATCTCGCAGGATTACTTCATTGTTCCAGAGCTTATTAGGTCTTTAAAAAATCTTGGGATATCTTTTGTCACAGTAGATTTTCAGCAAAGTCCATCTTTTCTTAAAGATATGTTTAGGAAAATAGCAGGTTTCAGGCCTCATTTTATTTTGTCTATCAATCATGCCGGACTTGATGCGGATGGACAGGTCCTGGCGCTTTTAAAGCGTTGTGGTGTTCCGTTTGCAAGTTGGTTTGTTGACCGTCAGGAGTTATTTTTAAAAAAGGCAGTTGACCCAGATTCTCTACTTGCCGTTTTCAGCTGGGATCCTGAGGCTATCCATTTTTTGAATAAGAGAAATGTTCCATATTCTCAATTTCTTCCACTTGGAACTGATACATCGATTTTTTATCCTGACAAGTCTGCCCGTGGTCCAATATATCCTGTTTCCTTTGTTGGATCATCGTGGACAGCAAAGATTACGGATGTTTTGCGTGCAGGACGTTTTCCGGCCATATTATTATGTGAATATAAAAACTTAGCCAGATTATTAGAAGTTGATCCTGCTATCTGCATGCACGGGCTTCTTGACAATGCAGGGAGTAAGGTCTTCAAAGCTTGGGAGCAGATGACTTTTGAAAAGCGAGAAATGTATTTTCGTCTTATAAATCTGCAGGCTACGAGACTAAGGCGTGTCAAAATTGTATCTGAATTATTGGAATTTGAGCCGGTTATCGTTGGTGATGCATATTGGGCTAGAATTTTGTCCAAGAGTGAATTGGATTTCACATGGTGGAATCACCTTTCATATGAGAAACAGTTACCTGCTTTTTATAGGCAGTCTATATTGAATTTTAATGCAACAAGTCTTCAGTCTATATTTTCTTTGAATCAACGTGTTTCTGATGTTCCTGCGTGTCGTTCTTTTCTGCTGACTGAATATAGTTCTGCACTGGAAGACCTTTTTGAGCCTGGTAAAGAAGTTTCATGCTATAATGAAACAGATGATGTCTCAGCTGTTGTTTCAGAATGGCTTTCAGATGAAAACGGGCGCAAGAATATAGCTCGTGCCGGAATGAAAAGAGTTTTTGCTCATCATACGTATCAGCATCGGATTATCGAAATAATTTCAAAGATGCGTTTGTTTTTCTATCATTAATAGACAATATCTAAATTATTTTAAGGTTTATTTTTAATTGTTTTTATTAAGTTAATGGCTGAAGGGTGTTATTATAAACTGGAATCAGTTTTTTTATGTTCTTGAGTCTGATTTGGAATTCCACATAGTATAAATCCTGCAATCACAGCCGTTATTGGAGCAACAAGCACCAGTCCTACGCTGCCAACTAAAGTTCTGAAAATTTCAGCAGCAACAAGTTTAAAGTTGAGCATCCGTGTAAATGTTGCTCCTTTAGTTACAAAGAACATGACCATGGTCAGGTAGCCACCGGAATAAGCCAGTAAAAGGGTGGTAGTCATGGTTCCTGTGACCATGCGGCCGACATTAAATCCGGAACGGATAAGTTCGTTTCGAGAGATGTCAGGTCGTTTATCCAGAACTTCATTCATAGAAGCTGTTACATCCATGGCAATATCCATAGCAGCGCCGGATGCTCCTAGTATTACTGAGGCATAAAAGATGTCTTGCAGATCTATATTGAAGTGCCCTGAAAAGACCAGCATTGTAGCAAATGGAGCAGTCATGCCTGCCAGTTTAAGTTTTTCTCCAAAAATAAGAGTCAGGGAAAGGGCTAGAAAAAGTCCGCAGAGAGTTCCCAGTGTTGCTATCAATGTTACCTTAGAGAATCCTGCAACAGAGGTTATTATAACTACTGTTAAAAGGACAAGGGTTATTACACTGAGCCAGATAGGATTGCCACCGGCAAGCAGGCTTGGAATAAAAAATTTCCATAGAATATAAAAGCTTGTAATAAAACTGAAAAGAGCCTTCAAACCTATGCTCCGTGCATAGATTAAAAGGATCAGTACGAAGATCGCAAACAGTCCCAGTTCCCAGCCCTGGCGATACTGATTGACTGTACGTGCCTGAGTGGGAATCCCG harbors:
- a CDS encoding TVP38/TMEM64 family protein, with the translated sequence MTSLKSDSKLSIKALIKGLTMLGVLALIVYLIRYAGLADALDTKWMDEHVRSRGLTGILTYVGLATFFSAIGFPRQIICFMGGYAYGFAFGGLLGSIGTGLGCACAFTYSRLVGRTFIKRKFGSRIQKVDDFLRRSPFNMALTIRFFPIGSNVITNVLAGVTSIPALPFILGSTVGYVPQNVVFALFGSGINVSSSVQMVMAVILFAISTLLGFKIYQKYKNQAGAVIE
- a CDS encoding glycosyltransferase family 2 protein; the encoded protein is MTNQYELSLVIPVYNEQDNLRKLMQEINSALEPIKIPYEVIFVDDGSTDASLAVLSDISEDYPKARYISFEENRGQSAAFCAGFDEAKAPRVATMDADLQNDPADLPAMLSLYNKGHEMVIGWREKRRDVWIKRIASKIANAIRNRLTRESVKDTGCSLKIMDTTMVREIPRFNGMHRFLPTLMKMQGASVAEVKVNHRPRHQGESKYGTIDRAIAGGYDLLGVRWIQSRHFSYKIKERSNEKDL
- the dhaK gene encoding dihydroxyacetone kinase subunit DhaK yields the protein MKKLINDVENVVKEQLEGMAIAHPELTVKFDPYYVYRSDAPVKGKVAIISGGGSGHEPMHGGFVGKGMLDGACPGEVFTSPTPDQMYECAKAVDSGEGVLFLVKNYTGDVMNFEAASELIAAEGIKVQNILLDDDVAVKDSLYTAGRRGVGVTVLAEKIVGAAAEAGYNLEKCSDLCRKVNQYGRSFGVALSSCTVPAAGKPTFELGEDEVEMGIGIHGEPGTHRMPIKSVDEMTQYAAEQIVDDPAYSRTVREWDGSDWEEKVLVDEPFAKGDKVIAFVNSMGGTPVSELYAVYRKLDEVCKDKGITIVRNLVGPYITSLEMQGFSITLLKADDEILKFWDAPVKTPGLTW
- the dhaL gene encoding dihydroxyacetone kinase subunit DhaL — protein: MPMNKTQLISWLGRLNEVYADKKEYLTDLDAAIGDADHGINMNRGFSKVMEKLPTVEDKDIGTILKTVGMTLMSSVGGASGPLYGTFWMKGGMLLGGKEELNSEDFMNFIEAGVGGILQRGRPNLGDKTMYDLWAPVLDEIKVCVAKGDDVSSIVDASLPVAEKALADTIPLQAKKGRASYLGERSIGHQDPGATSSYYMLETLKEVLN
- the ptsP gene encoding phosphoenolpyruvate--protein phosphotransferase, which encodes MIGIVIVSHSEKLAEGVLELAAQMTQGKVAMEATGGIDDPDNPIGTDPMKVMMAIESVAMQAEDGVLVMMDLGSALMSAETALDFLPDEVKAKVMLCSAPIVEGTMAAAVQASVGASLQEAIAEASTAINVKIQQLAPITGESISTTDCVQEDMPTGEELSADLLVINKMGLHARPAANLVSTAGKFKSSVAIRKGADSASAKSINQVALLSVKNGDTITISVSGADAQEAFDALIKLHKDNFGERDEDVAELVEDIKPVVQAGDGTIVGAPGSGGYAVGTAYVHQATLPEVERKNISDVETELEKLDLAISTALSDIKILQRETEKTSGKANAAIFEVHAMIISDKDMRDKAAEIVSEQQINADYAWFEVMNKITADYRNLDDTYMQARAADVMDCGGRVLRILAGEEEQGICLENGAIIVAHDLSPSDVAGLDLEKVLGVVTEIGGVTSHAAILSRSMGIPAVIGAGKSIQQIQNGTIIALNGFEGVIWPEPEQSVVNDIAEKRVLWLAEREEAKAKGAAPAKTLDGTDIMVMGNIGVPADAPRVFEYGAEGVGLFRTEFLFQDRSQAPTEDEQFDAYVEAARAMQGNPVIIRTLDIGGDKPVKYLDTPEEDNPFLGERGIRFCMARPELFRTQLRALLRAASEENIWIMYPMISDVDELSSVLEIQNQAREVLVSEGVKIAEKIKTGIMIEVPAAVAVADKLAQKCDFFSIGTNDLTQYVMAADRGNASVSKLCDNLNPAVLRMVAMTCDAAKKAGIEVGMCGELAGNSKASALLLGLGLDELSMNGPAIPEVKEAIRSVNMDDCRALAQKVLEANSSDEVRDLLK
- a CDS encoding LysE/ArgO family amino acid transporter, which gives rise to MTMFTPYIQGLGTGAGLIIAIGAQNAYVLSQSIKKNHHLTVCLVCALCDAVLITLGVMGTGDLVANNPILMKPAAWGGAAFLTWYGFGSIRSAIKGGKLESEEVATTEIGKVILLTLTITLLNPHVYLDTVVMLGSMSGQYAGNARYIFGLGAITASFLWFYSLGLGGRALAPIFRKPSTWRILDSLIAIIMWTIAFNMAGKAISV
- a CDS encoding LysR family transcriptional regulator ArgP, which translates into the protein MLDNKFLEALTAVVDEGGFEKASVKLNLTQSAISQRIKNLEEQLGQVLIIRSSPPEPTVAGRKLIKHLKQVRLMEGELSDSLGLGNDNDFTSLPLAVNADSLAGWLLDAVGDFLRENRILLDIYVDDENQTHELLRRGDVVGCISTGAKPLKGCHSEYLATIDYLCVCTSGFYKKWFPNGFDLESARKAPAALFNRRDETHGKMLEIMFSGEVVVHPVFYIPSYGPFADIIRREHAYGMVPQYQVCDDIETGKLIEFLPQGRVEVPLYWQSWDMEIPLLAGLRRVLVQYFENMS
- a CDS encoding CgeB family protein; translated protein: MIKVPCIKGQSPRVMLISQDYFIVPELIRSLKNLGISFVTVDFQQSPSFLKDMFRKIAGFRPHFILSINHAGLDADGQVLALLKRCGVPFASWFVDRQELFLKKAVDPDSLLAVFSWDPEAIHFLNKRNVPYSQFLPLGTDTSIFYPDKSARGPIYPVSFVGSSWTAKITDVLRAGRFPAILLCEYKNLARLLEVDPAICMHGLLDNAGSKVFKAWEQMTFEKREMYFRLINLQATRLRRVKIVSELLEFEPVIVGDAYWARILSKSELDFTWWNHLSYEKQLPAFYRQSILNFNATSLQSIFSLNQRVSDVPACRSFLLTEYSSALEDLFEPGKEVSCYNETDDVSAVVSEWLSDENGRKNIARAGMKRVFAHHTYQHRIIEIISKMRLFFYH
- a CDS encoding YibE/F family protein, whose product is MKRFISPIFFILMIAGIIGLLQYDQSMNTGSPDVHEVRAVATSVDNTALVDMGTARIGAQHVTAVLMEGEAKGKNVVGVNQLTGQLEMDEVYYPGDILLMAVRIIDGIPTQARTVNQYRQGWELGLFAIFVLILLIYARSIGLKALFSFITSFYILWKFFIPSLLAGGNPIWLSVITLVLLTVVIITSVAGFSKVTLIATLGTLCGLFLALSLTLIFGEKLKLAGMTAPFATMLVFSGHFNIDLQDIFYASVILGASGAAMDIAMDVTASMNEVLDKRPDISRNELIRSGFNVGRMVTGTMTTTLLLAYSGGYLTMVMFFVTKGATFTRMLNFKLVAAEIFRTLVGSVGLVLVAPITAVIAGFILCGIPNQTQEHKKTDSSL